One genomic segment of Ignavibacteriota bacterium includes these proteins:
- a CDS encoding glutathione peroxidase codes for MTLLLSLFKFNGKGENSPNISQISVKDINGKIIKLSEYTGKVLLIVNVASKCGFTNQYEGLQKIYKKYKDQGFEILGFPCNDFGGQEPGTNKEIQEFCSLNFNLTFPMFDKVKVLGNDKSPLFEVLTNNSKTGKSDIKWNFEKFVIDKNGNVVDRFRSITTPESEKITLLIEQELVK; via the coding sequence ATGACACTACTTTTATCACTTTTTAAGTTTAACGGAAAAGGTGAAAATTCTCCAAATATTTCCCAAATTTCTGTTAAAGATATTAATGGAAAAATAATTAAACTTTCTGAATACACGGGCAAAGTTTTATTGATTGTAAACGTTGCAAGTAAATGCGGATTTACAAATCAATATGAAGGATTGCAAAAAATTTACAAAAAATATAAAGATCAAGGATTTGAAATTTTAGGATTTCCATGTAATGATTTCGGCGGACAAGAACCCGGAACAAATAAAGAAATTCAAGAATTTTGTTCACTGAATTTTAATTTAACTTTTCCAATGTTTGATAAAGTAAAAGTTTTGGGAAATGATAAATCACCATTGTTTGAAGTTCTAACAAATAATTCCAAAACCGGAAAATCTGATATAAAATGGAATTTTGAAAAATTTGTAATTGATAAAAATGGAAACGTTGTTGATAGATTTAGAAGTATTACAACTCCGGAAAGTGAAAAAATTACTTTGCTTATTGAACAAGAATTAGTAAAATAA
- a CDS encoding lycopene cyclase domain-containing protein, protein MKYEYLIFNLIVLSGPIFFGSLKKFYFLNYWKSAIISIVISAVPFIIWDIFVTNRHWYFSENYIIGFKIFELPIEEIMFFLTVPFACLFTWEMLKRFYDKNYLNDFKNVKTFDENFFISIISVFFLFLILIAVVFDKEYTAISLTILIASIIIDKTYGAKLFRRKLFWIYISIVSVFTFIFNGYLTWRPIVTYNEIYQLGFRIFTIPIEDFLFGYALIILSTTIFEKQINRNFS, encoded by the coding sequence GTGAAATACGAATATTTAATATTTAATTTAATTGTTTTATCAGGACCAATATTCTTCGGATCATTAAAGAAATTTTACTTTTTGAATTATTGGAAATCGGCGATAATTTCAATTGTAATTTCTGCAGTTCCGTTTATTATTTGGGATATTTTTGTCACAAATCGTCATTGGTATTTTTCAGAAAACTATATTATTGGTTTTAAAATTTTTGAGCTGCCAATTGAAGAAATTATGTTTTTTTTAACTGTTCCTTTTGCATGTTTATTTACTTGGGAAATGTTAAAAAGATTCTATGACAAAAATTATTTGAATGATTTTAAAAATGTTAAAACTTTTGATGAAAATTTTTTCATATCAATAATTTCTGTTTTCTTTCTTTTTCTAATATTGATCGCCGTAGTATTTGATAAAGAATATACTGCAATTTCACTAACCATTTTAATTGCTTCAATCATTATTGATAAAACATATGGAGCAAAATTGTTTAGAAGAAAATTATTCTGGATTTATATTTCTATTGTTTCGGTATTCACTTTTATATTTAATGGATATTTGACATGGCGACCGATTGTAACATATAATGAAATTTATCAATTAGGATTTAGAATTTTTACAATTCCTATTGAAGATTTTTTGTTTGGGTATGCGTTAATAATTTTATCAACAACAATTTTTGAAAAGCAAATAAACCGGAATTTTTCTTAA
- a CDS encoding phytoene/squalene synthase family protein, whose translation MTFNHYEITCAKISKKLTEAYSTSFSWGIKAFDPKYRESIYSIYGWVRVADEIVDTFHHADKKQLLYKLKEDTYDAIISGVSTNPIIHSFQKVARKYNIGNDLIDAFLLSMEMDLDETSYERKSYDLYIYGSAEVVGLMCLKVFCNGESIKYNELVHSAKMLGSAFQKVNFLRDINSDLTDRKRIYLPDVHHEMLINNTNKKSLEFEIEEEFHEALKGILKLPIGVKLGVYSAYLYYFMLFKKIKRLDVKQLMSKRVRISNFYKIYLFLKSFWEIKVINLT comes from the coding sequence ATGACATTCAATCATTATGAAATTACCTGTGCAAAAATTAGTAAGAAGTTAACGGAAGCTTACAGCACTTCTTTCAGTTGGGGAATTAAAGCATTCGATCCAAAATACCGCGAATCGATTTATTCAATTTACGGATGGGTACGTGTTGCCGATGAAATTGTTGATACTTTTCATCATGCAGATAAAAAACAACTTTTATATAAACTTAAAGAAGACACGTACGATGCAATAATATCGGGGGTTTCAACAAATCCGATTATTCATTCATTTCAAAAAGTTGCAAGAAAATATAATATAGGAAACGATTTAATTGATGCATTTCTTCTTAGTATGGAAATGGATTTGGATGAGACTTCTTACGAACGAAAAAGTTACGATTTATACATTTACGGTTCTGCAGAAGTTGTTGGATTAATGTGTTTAAAAGTTTTCTGCAACGGAGAAAGCATAAAATATAATGAACTTGTTCACTCGGCAAAAATGTTGGGCTCGGCATTTCAAAAAGTAAATTTTTTGCGCGACATAAACAGTGATTTGACAGACCGTAAAAGAATTTACTTGCCGGATGTTCATCATGAAATGTTAATTAACAATACAAATAAAAAAAGTCTGGAATTTGAAATTGAAGAAGAATTCCATGAAGCTTTAAAAGGAATTTTGAAATTGCCAATTGGAGTAAAGCTTGGCGTTTATTCAGCTTATCTTTACTATTTTATGTTGTTCAAGAAAATTAAAAGACTAGATGTAAAACAGTTAATGAGCAAGCGCGTAAGAATTTCAAATTTTTATAAAATTTATTTATTTCTAAAATCCTTTTGGGAAATAAAAGTTATAAATCTAACATAA
- the crtI gene encoding phytoene desaturase, with protein MKKIIIIGAGLGGLSTALRLSKNPNNKITIIERYSTPGGRLNILEKDGFTFDLGPSFMSMTYEFDNLFKDAEVANPLVMKELDPIYQVYFENKNNSYKIFKDLKKLEEEFKNVEPNLAEKLNKYLNRAGEFFHDTELQVVQSNYKGMLDYFYKMSKVPFKHIPYLFRTMWDELDKNFSSEEIKIIFSLVAFFLGSTPFQTPSIYSLLSYTEMRHNGYWSIHGGMYSVVKSIVDILTKRGVEFIYKTEIVGIGNNNGKLTEVIDQTGKRWNADIFASNSDAASFRGKILNRKSFKETKLDKMHWTLSPFTIYLGVKGKIPGLIHHNYFLGSNFKDYADTIFTSSINPKKPYYYVNAASKSDETCAPDGCENLFILCPVPDLRFKDNWDDAEDLADNIIEDISSRTNFNLKENIISKTIKTPKDWEQMFNLYRGSGLGLAHDLNQVGAFRPKNKDEHFSNLYYVGASTTPGTGLPMVVISSKLVTERINNDIQSL; from the coding sequence ATGAAAAAAATTATAATAATTGGTGCTGGCTTGGGAGGACTTTCAACTGCATTGCGTCTTTCCAAAAATCCGAATAATAAAATTACAATTATTGAAAGATATTCTACTCCCGGCGGAAGACTAAATATTTTAGAAAAAGATGGATTTACTTTTGATCTTGGTCCCTCTTTTATGAGCATGACATATGAATTTGATAATTTATTCAAAGATGCAGAAGTTGCAAATCCATTAGTTATGAAAGAACTTGATCCAATTTATCAAGTTTATTTTGAGAATAAAAATAATTCTTACAAAATTTTTAAGGATTTGAAAAAGTTAGAAGAAGAATTTAAAAATGTTGAACCAAATCTTGCAGAAAAATTAAATAAATATTTAAATCGAGCCGGAGAGTTTTTTCACGATACTGAATTACAAGTTGTTCAATCAAACTACAAAGGAATGTTAGACTATTTTTATAAAATGTCAAAAGTTCCTTTTAAGCATATACCATACTTGTTTAGAACAATGTGGGATGAACTTGACAAAAATTTTTCATCGGAAGAAATTAAAATAATTTTTTCTCTTGTTGCTTTTTTCTTGGGTTCAACGCCTTTCCAAACGCCATCAATTTATTCTTTGTTAAGTTATACGGAAATGCGCCACAATGGTTACTGGAGCATTCATGGGGGAATGTATTCAGTTGTAAAATCCATTGTGGATATTTTAACCAAGCGAGGAGTTGAGTTTATTTACAAAACTGAAATTGTGGGAATTGGAAACAACAACGGAAAACTTACCGAAGTTATTGATCAAACTGGTAAAAGATGGAATGCGGATATTTTTGCAAGTAATTCTGATGCTGCGTCTTTCAGAGGAAAAATTTTAAACAGAAAAAGTTTTAAAGAAACCAAATTAGATAAAATGCATTGGACACTTTCACCGTTCACAATTTATTTGGGTGTGAAAGGGAAAATTCCGGGATTGATTCATCACAATTATTTTTTAGGAAGTAATTTTAAAGATTATGCAGATACAATTTTTACGTCTTCTATAAATCCGAAGAAACCTTATTATTATGTAAATGCAGCTTCAAAATCCGATGAAACTTGCGCCCCAGATGGTTGCGAAAATTTATTTATACTTTGTCCCGTTCCCGATTTGCGCTTTAAAGATAATTGGGATGATGCGGAAGATTTAGCTGATAATATAATTGAAGATATTTCTTCTCGCACAAATTTTAATCTAAAAGAAAATATAATTTCGAAAACAATAAAAACACCAAAAGATTGGGAACAAATGTTTAATCTTTACAGAGGAAGCGGATTAGGTTTAGCTCATGATCTAAATCAAGTTGGCGCATTTAGACCAAAAAATAAAGACGAACACTTTTCAAATTTATACTACGTTGGCGCATCAACTACTCCCGGCACTGGTTTGCCAATGGTAGTGATTAGTTCAAAATTAGTAACTGAAAGGATAAACAATGACATTCAATCATTATGA
- a CDS encoding MerR family transcriptional regulator, which produces MENIIKYPIKAVADLTGLTEHVIRIWEKRYKLVIPNRTDTNRRLYSKEDVEKLSLLAKASKSGYSIGAISNYSIDQLKELFGEKITEKKVEELNTNEKTIQQTINNCITFIKSLDKKSFEQELYSAQINFTQPILIEKIITPLIEQIGDMWKSGEIRIMHEHISTTIIRKFLTQIIDSNLVDTNAPKIIIATPKGQHHELGALIVGVVASADGWDVTYIGPDLPGEEIAAAIESIHPKIVALSIVYPSDDIMLDKEMVKISKLLNNGSQVIAGGRSVNSYENILKKMNAKIIVDLNEFRNELENIRK; this is translated from the coding sequence ATGGAAAATATAATAAAATACCCAATTAAAGCAGTTGCGGATTTAACTGGATTAACAGAACACGTAATCAGAATTTGGGAAAAAAGATATAAATTAGTAATTCCCAACAGAACTGATACAAATCGTCGACTTTATTCTAAAGAGGATGTTGAAAAATTATCGTTACTTGCTAAAGCTTCAAAAAGTGGTTATTCAATTGGAGCAATTTCCAATTATTCTATTGATCAATTAAAAGAATTATTTGGTGAGAAAATTACAGAGAAGAAAGTTGAAGAATTAAATACAAACGAAAAAACAATTCAGCAGACCATAAACAATTGTATAACGTTTATAAAATCTTTAGATAAAAAATCTTTTGAGCAAGAACTTTATTCTGCGCAAATTAATTTCACTCAACCAATTTTAATAGAAAAAATTATTACTCCTTTAATTGAACAAATTGGCGATATGTGGAAATCCGGCGAAATAAGAATTATGCACGAACATATTTCTACAACAATAATTCGTAAATTTTTAACTCAGATTATTGATTCAAACTTAGTTGATACAAATGCTCCGAAAATTATAATTGCAACTCCAAAAGGTCAGCATCATGAACTTGGCGCATTGATTGTAGGAGTTGTTGCTTCGGCAGATGGCTGGGATGTAACTTATATTGGTCCGGATTTGCCCGGTGAAGAAATTGCCGCAGCAATTGAAAGTATTCATCCTAAAATTGTTGCGTTAAGTATTGTTTATCCTTCCGATGATATTATGCTTGATAAAGAAATGGTAAAAATCAGCAAGCTGCTAAATAACGGATCACAAGTAATTGCGGGCGGGAGAAGCGTAAATTCATATGAAAATATTTTAAAAAAGATGAATGCAAAAATTATTGTTGATCTTAATGAATTTAGAAATGAGTTAGAAAATATTAGAAAATAA
- a CDS encoding deoxyribodipyrimidine photo-lyase, translating into MNINRIRCLKNCELGNGPIVYWMQREQRVNDNWALIYAYEKAKEKNEKLIIVFNLVTEFLQATYRQYYFMIEGLKEVEKNLAKLNISFYITTGKPEEEIPTFIATHNAGLLITDFNPLKIINNWKDKVAKNISIPFYEVDAHNIIPVWKASNKLEFAAYTIRPKIKYLLPEYLDEFPKLVKFSKNNFIQNKIDWDKLYKSLKINFDVKPVEKFIPGENSANNILQNFIDSKLQNYNEDRNDPNKDGLSNISPYLHFGQISAQRIALILNSFDQNNISVSSYLEELIVRRELADNFCFYNKNYDNFDGFHDWAKLTLNEHRNDKREFIYTLEEFEFAKTHDELWNSAQREMLTAGKMHGYMRMYWAKKILEWAKSPEEALAFGIYLNDKYELDGRDPNGYVGLAWSIGGVHDRAWNERNVFGKIRYMNFNGCKRKFDVKSYIEKFSNVDQQNLF; encoded by the coding sequence ATGAATATAAATAGAATAAGATGTTTAAAGAATTGTGAATTGGGAAATGGTCCAATTGTTTATTGGATGCAGCGCGAACAACGAGTAAACGATAATTGGGCTTTAATTTATGCTTATGAAAAAGCTAAAGAGAAAAATGAAAAATTAATTATCGTTTTCAATTTGGTTACGGAATTTCTGCAAGCAACTTACCGTCAATATTATTTTATGATTGAAGGATTGAAAGAAGTTGAAAAGAATTTGGCTAAATTAAATATTTCATTCTACATAACAACCGGAAAACCCGAGGAAGAAATTCCCACATTTATTGCAACACACAATGCCGGCTTGCTTATTACGGATTTTAATCCATTAAAAATTATTAACAATTGGAAAGATAAAGTTGCAAAAAATATATCAATTCCCTTTTACGAAGTTGATGCACATAATATAATTCCAGTTTGGAAAGCTTCAAACAAATTAGAATTTGCCGCTTATACAATTCGCCCAAAAATAAAATATTTGCTCCCGGAATATTTAGATGAATTTCCGAAATTAGTAAAGTTTAGTAAAAATAATTTTATTCAAAATAAAATTGATTGGGATAAATTATATAAGTCATTAAAAATTAATTTTGATGTAAAACCGGTTGAAAAATTTATTCCGGGTGAAAATTCCGCCAATAATATTTTACAAAATTTTATTGATTCAAAATTGCAGAATTATAATGAAGATCGTAATGATCCCAATAAAGACGGGCTTTCCAACATTTCTCCCTATTTACATTTCGGACAAATTTCAGCACAAAGAATTGCATTAATACTAAACAGTTTTGATCAAAATAATATTTCTGTTTCATCATATTTGGAAGAATTAATTGTGCGAAGAGAACTTGCTGATAATTTTTGTTTCTACAATAAAAATTATGATAACTTTGATGGATTTCACGATTGGGCAAAATTAACTTTGAATGAACACAGAAATGATAAACGTGAATTTATTTATACTTTGGAAGAATTTGAATTTGCAAAAACTCATGATGAACTTTGGAATTCTGCACAAAGAGAAATGCTTACGGCTGGTAAAATGCACGGTTATATGAGAATGTATTGGGCGAAGAAAATTTTGGAATGGGCAAAATCTCCCGAAGAAGCTTTAGCATTTGGAATTTACTTAAATGATAAATATGAATTAGACGGGCGCGATCCAAACGGTTATGTGGGTTTGGCTTGGTCAATCGGTGGAGTTCACGATAGAGCTTGGAATGAACGAAATGTTTTCGGAAAAATTAGATATATGAATTTTAACGGATGCAAAAGAAAATTTGATGTGAAAAGTTATATTGAAAAATTTTCGAATGTAGATCAGCAAAATTTGTTTTAA